Part of the Phragmites australis chromosome 23, lpPhrAust1.1, whole genome shotgun sequence genome is shown below.
ATTGGCAGTCAAGACTCCCACTGGGCTAGGCAGAGATATCCAGTAAGTATAGTTGTAATTATGATCCTGGATCCCAAGCAGATACAAGCCACCTCAATTCAGAACTCCAAAATACTACTACTGAACACCAGGGGCATGGATTAAGCACTGCAAGGCATAGCACACACAACTTAAACTCCCACAAGGCCCAAAATGATCTTTTCACTATCAATCTCTTTCATATCAACTATACGCTGTACAAgacatgaaaagaaaatttgtAGATTCTGTTCAATGAAACGAACTCCCTGGCAGGCTCACTTGAGCAAACAAAGGAATGGGATCCAGTATACAACAATCTTCTGCCAAAGAATTCCAATTTCCTGGTTTTATTTGACAAAAATGTACACTCCCCTGGCCGGCTCACTTGAGCAAACAAAAGGACTGAATCTACTGATCTAGTTTACAACATACTTCTGACAGTATCAGCACAATGCCACACCAACTACAGTACCATATTTCGAGCTCATTCTTTAGGCTTCAGAGTGCCAGTCAAGAATCATTGATCGTCACAATGCATGCATTGGTTGCCACATTAGCTACGCTTTAAGCCTTTTCATCGTACAAGCACATCTTGTGACTGTTGCTTCCATACATCACACGGTTCAAGCTCAACCTGCCCAAGACCAAGCCTGTTATTAGACATTGGATGTCCAGACGTTTGAATAACTTTAATAAAGACGAATTCATGGAAGAGTACAGTATATAAGAAGACCGTGCTATGTCCTTAGGCATTTGTTTTTCAACACAATCTGTAATCAAAGCATGGGTTTTGTGTTTTCAAGCATAGACATAACAGTCAAGGGGAAAGAATCTTCACAGTTAAATATGACAGCACAGAAATGGTTTAATAGAACCAGAACATTTCTGCAGTTAACACTTAACAGGCAGTCCCTTTCTGCAGGGCCAATGGGATCTTCCAATGAAACAAATAGTATGAATGTGTTCAAGTAGTAAAACAGGAAAGCCAGTAAAAGGTGATGATGGACGCAGGGATTTAACCTAATGTACAGGCAACAAGGCAAGATGGGAAAAAAATATGGAATACCTTGTATGGTTTATTGATCCACTGGAAAACACAACCACGTGCCTTGACATTTTTGAGCATGTGAGGAGGCATCATGGATTTGAATGCTGAATGAAGTTTCACTTTTGTCAAACCACCACAGACCATTAGAGCAACTATCAAGCCATTAGGCGTAATACCTGCTAAATGTACAATGGTCATGTTCTGCAAGCCACATATGCTGGAAAGGGAAAGGAGTCCAATATCGGAGACCGAACAATATGACAAGTTTATCTGTGATGAGACATAGATGTTATTAGCACACTTTCACACATGGTATTAGCAGATTTCAATTACAACAGAAAGAGCTAATACCTGACGGAGGCTGTGAGAAAATTGAGAAAGGTAAAGCATCCCCACATCATTGATCTCAAAGCACTTCTTAATATCAAGCTTGGAAAGTAGCCTACATCCCACTGCTATTTCTGAGATCCCAGATGATGAAACCGTGGGGCAGCCACGAATCTCCAGCGTGTTCAGGTTTGCACATCTTGAGAGTGACATTAGTGAACGGTCTGTTATTCCTGTACAGTAGGACAGATTGATAGACTCTAGCATTGGACAGCCTTGCGCAATTTGAGTAACCCCATTATCACTGATGCCACCAGACCTGAAACAGAAACCTTACGTTAGTTTCAGGattgaaaaaacaaagaaagaacaCCACAAGGCATGTCTAATAGTGACCTGTACAAATCAATTTCTCGGAGTTCTGGGCAATACTTTCCAATGTGGCTTAGACCTTCATCACTTATCCTCAAGCAAATGCCAATTTTTAGGCTCGACAGTTTGCTGCATCTGGCGAGAGCTTTCAACCCTGCACAGAAAATATTCTTAGTCAACTTTATGTTCATTTAACAAAGAATATTTAAATAGCCAGTTCAGTAACAACCTTCATCATCCAAATCATTGTCAGTAAGGTCCAACTCTTCCAAGTGAGAACAGTGCTTTCCAATAAGTTGGAGTCCTCCGCTGGTAACATGGCTACAGGACTCCATTTTCAGAGAGATGAGGGAAGTGCATGAACTAGTGATGGCAGCTAGTGAAACATCAGTGATATCACGACAACAAGTAATGTCCAGCTTCAGCAAATTCTTTAGTCTTGACACAACAAAAGAAAGTTCCGTATCTGTCACTCCAGAGCACTTGCTCAGACTTAACTCCTTAACAGAAACACAAGACCTTCCAATGCCTTTTAGTCCATCAGCCATGAACTTGCAGCCTTCCAGCTTCAGGGTCTGCAATTTAGCAATACTTTGGAAGCTGCTCACCATAGAAGGAGTAACCTGCCAAAGGAAGGATGTAAAATAAGCTGGAGGAGCTCAAGTTATGCCAAGGTGATACAATAACAGAACGAGATGATTAGCTACTTACAGGACAGCAGTATGAGAGGTTCAGTTCCAATAGATTTGGTATCGACTTCAATACGGATGAGACTCCCTCATCAGTGACATTCTGACAATTTGATATATCAAGCACCTGCAACGATACAAACATTACTTGCAAGCTCAGTAAGCAAAGTTTTGTGATACTATTTCTGTGAAGGCCAACTCATGTTTTAGTACAACACATGACTAATTCAGACAATCGTATGGAGTTCAGAACCTAACAGTCCGTGCtcaatcaaaaaaaaaaaaaaatcagtaaagATATCATTAGTTTCAAATGAAGGTGAGGCTTTGCTACAGGTGAATAAAAATGGCCAATTATGATGATCACCTGTAATGATTTGTTGCATACTTTCTCAAGACAACCAAGGGCATCATCATCAATTCCAACACAGCCCACCAGTGCCAACACTTCAAGCTTGGGTAGCTTCATGATGGATGCAAAGCGCTCTTTTGTGACCTGCAACGCAAGATAGGTTTCTATCAGTCCAACATGATAAGTGCGGTTGATACTCACAAAACTGCAAGACAAACTAAATCTACGACCACAAAATGTTGAGACAAGAAGACAAGCTGGAGTTGGCTACTACTGGTTCTGATCCTTTGATGCAAAGTGATACGTACAAATCAGAGCGCCTGCAGATCAAGAATACTATGCACTGCAGCGGTCCAAATCCCTAAACGTGAACTGAAGCCAGTAGATtcagcaaaggaaaaaaatggaCGATGTTCTCAAATCAAGAAACACTTGACGGAAACAAAGACGGAATTTTCCGTCGCCTTGGTCCAAGAAATGAACCGAAATCAAGAAACCAGGGCTCACCATGGTGTAGGAGAGATCCAGGGTTGTGAGCTTCTTGCATTTGAGGGCCAGGAGCTCCAGTCCCAAATCCGTGACCCCAAGGCACCACTTGAGCGAGAGCTCCCGCAGGTCCGAGCACCCGACGGCGACGCACCCGAGCCCCATGTCGGTGACCGCCTTGCACCGCGACAGCGAGAGCCTCTGGAGGCGCCGCATCCgcgccacctccgccgccgcggcgtcccCAAGATCGACCCCATTGGACAGGTCGAGGTCCGCGAGGTCGGGGCAGGCGGCGACGAGCGCGGCGATGCCGGAGGCACCGAACCCCCTGGAGCGGGAGAGGTCGACGGCGCGGAGGGATGGCGCTGCGgagccggaggcggcggcaagGGTGGCGTCGGCGACGCGCGGGCAGAGGGAGAGGTCGAGGCGTGAGGCAGAGGGGTAGCGGGCGAGCGCGGCGGGGAGGAGGTCGGCCCGGAGCGGGCGGAGGACGCGGCGGTGGCGGGACTCGGCGGCGTGGCAGGCGCGGGAGGCGAGCGAGAAGGACTTGAGCGCGCGCGGGTCGGCGGCAGCGACGCGGTCGAGGACGAGGAAGATAAGCTCGTCGGCGAGCgaggcgagcggcggcggcgcgggggagAAGCGCCGGCGCTTGGGTTGGTGGTGGGTTGCCATGGCCATGGGTTCTTGGTGGCTTCTTGGCACGGACACACACGGTGGTTGCTCCCAGCCAAGAAATGGATCGCGCGAGGGAGGTTGCGAGCGATAACTAACCAacgagaaggagaagaagcggTGAGGTGTGAAACGGAAATGACCAGGTTGCCCCTGCGACGTGTTGTTTTGGGAGCGGCGAGGTGCGCGTCCGTTTCCCACCTTTGCCCCTCCCATACAGGTTGGGAGGACCGGAGGAACGAGGCAGTCAGCGGGGGCATAACGGGAATTACATCTAGCGTCCGTAGAATCTGCTTCTACGGAAGGTACGGTACGGAGAGCACAGGCGAGGGCAGAATGGGGAAAATGCCGGCGAAAGAGAACGGGAGAGGCATCTCAATGGGAAGACGGTCTCTCACGTAACTATACCGGGACGTGGTCACTGACACGTGGGTCATCTCTAAGTGGGCCCCACGTGTCAGCGACGAAGACGTCAGAGGGCTCACTTCGCTCGAGTGGGGAGGGGACGATtcgggggagggaggagaggactGCCATCGTACAGCCGGCGAGTGCGGACGGGTACGAAACGTCAAGGCTAAACATACCCAACGCATCAGTTACCCAAGACACAGACATGTGGACGCCGCAATGGGCTGGTGGCGCGTGGGTAAGTAATCGAGGTGCATTTGTGTTTGCCTGGCTCAGTTGTTGGCTGGTCCCGCCCTCCCTGGGGACGGCTCCGTTCCGTTCCGTGTCAGCGACGCGCAGCAGTCCGTTCCGTCGTCTTGTGCGGGTGGACCGTAATATACAAGGTACGGATACCATTAGCCACAATAATTAATTTAATTGATCATGAAATGAATGTTTCATCACTAGTTAGATACCCCAACAAAATTTTGAAGGTATACCCCCCCCTTCGGCATTTCTATGAAGCTCCGCTATAGTGCGCATGTATGCTTGAGGTATACAAGAAAACAACATTTTTCTAAACAAACCGTATATTATGTACTACATTTTGTATTATCTATTTGGAGAGTTGTTTTTTTAGCATGTAATATTTCTTATATTctcttttcttaaaaaaatagttataaatatTGTGCATCGACATCCGGACGCTAGTCCGGTTGGCAAGAACGACGCGAGCGCTCGAGCCAGCCCGCGTTCGAGCTCGAGCGCTTGCACGGAGCGGGCGCGCACGGAGTGGTCTCGCTCGACCCCGTCTCTAAAGAAGACCGTAAATAAATCctattgttaaaaaaatattgtgcaTCGGAATCTAGGCTTTTTATCTTCAACTTATTTTtaactttattttttatttattttatttcaattttttctatattacTGTTATCCTTATCATTGCCGCGGCCGCCACCATCTTCTCGACCCAACGCAACCGAGTGACTACTAATGAAGTcgatcgggatcctctgcagACATAACTAGCAACTGCATAGAGCTACAGTAAAGTACATTAGGGCCTCTTCCCAGGTATCAGATCAAAATCAACAGGTGAGATCAGATGCTACAGTACCAATGAACAGTAAAATTGTCGCTGCAGTATAACAGAATACTGTTGCTGCAGTATTCTATCTGCAGTCCCACTGTAAATCGCTGTCTATGTACTCACattttactgttcatatgcTACAGTAAATACATTGCCTTTTCCACTCACGGAATGAATGGGTCCGTGCCTTTTTAGGTACGTCCTCTTTAGGTACGGCACACCACCAACGTCAACTAAAGCTTCCTTTTTCTAGTAGTATTTAAGAAAAACATCCTCActcttttaattgttttaattgctGGCCttgttcttttcttctccccACAAAGGCCACCCATGGCTTATTTCTGATATCAGGGCGCATATATGAGAAAACCAATAATAACGTCTCATATATTGAGACGCGCGGATTTTACCGATACATTCAAAAGGAAGTCGAACAACATTTTGTATAAGTGATTTACTCTATTTGGTTCCAAAACACATTAGGTCAAAAGTGAGCAAACCGGCTCATGAGTctccttgcaaaaaaaaaaaaagataatatgaGCAATATCCTATATATTTAACAAAGACAAACACATGAGGTGTATGGTACCAGCTTCTAAGCTGGTTTGTTAGCAGTTCTGGCTTAACGATGCCACCATTATTCTTAAATACCTTAATGACTTAAAAAGAAGTTCAATTATATTGTTgctttcctcttcctctttcctGAACGAGCACATTACTAATTACTACAAACAGGCGAAAAATATGCTCATATGTCATAGATATATGCGTAGTCACTAGTCTTGTATTCGCGATATATAAGGGTCGGAAAACTAAAATAGACAGATTTTAGGTATGTCGATGAGAAAGACTTTAGGTAGATGCTCAGCTGGCCTAGCTGGCCTAGTGAATGGTTGAGAGCTTATTATTGGAGTACCTATTCCATCTTTATGGAAGTGGAACCCTCTACAGGCAGGCTTCAATTGACAAATACCTAACATTCTTTTTATCTTTGCACCTTTTCAACAATTGTCATCTTCTATTGCTACAAAATTTCAATATCttcatgacaatatttttctcAATTGGAGAACAATAGAGGACCCCGTTTAAATGCCAAGTGCCAGcatcaaatttatttgaatcCTATCATGCCATATGTACATAATTATACTTCCTCCATTTCCTTTTGTTACGCGCCTAAACCTCAGAGGTATTTTTCATCCAGGTTTTTCTTAGTGTAGAGCCAAATGTTGTTTGTTTGTGTGGTTTCTGCTTGATTTTTTCTTATTACTATATATAGCTTGTGTCTAGAAAGCTTCCtataatcaataaataaatacgAGAACATTATATCAAAGACACTATCTATCCCCTGATGCATATTTAGTTGTTTCTTGGATTTCTAGCTTAGCTTGTTTCTTCTATAAAACACTAGCTCATTATCTATCATCATTTAATTGATTGCCACATCAAATATCATCCCATATGAACATGTATTTAATATCTAAGATATAAGCTAAGTATagaagatatatttatatatataaataaactaGTTGGTACTATCGAGAATACATACTTCATACTgtgatatatcacataaataAACTGAATATACTTCATTAttactatgagtatacttatatatactcattctaagatacttcaatgtgaactacataaaaaaaataaaaagaagttcatcaattttaatagattttgataatatttttatatttatacataaaatataatatatttaatatatatatatatatatatcataaaaATATGCATACCACTTTGATgatcatatatttatatatactatttatTATATAAGATATTTTCTATGTTATAAAATATGTATAGAAGAGTACATGCTCTAAAAGGGAGCCTCCAAGTTGACTAGTGCCAACagaagtttctttttttttccccctcCTGACCATATATATCAGTTTACTTTTTTTTCCCTCCTGACCATACATATGAACCCTCGTCAAATTTAGCTTCTTTAACTGaaaaggccaaaaaaaaaaagagaaaagatacTATAGTCGACGTGCAGTGACATGTGAGGACAACTGTACCGTACCAACACACTACAAGAGGACGCCAGTCAGGACAAAATATAAAGTGACTTGACCTAACGAATCAATCAATCTCAATGCTTTCCTCCCCTTTTATGTCCCGGGGAGGTGTATTCCCGGTGGATATAAGTATTCCTACCGACAATTTTAGttcaataaataataataatattattaaattaaataattttataaaaactaatataattaattaaactaaaaagTTTCGATGAATACTTAGATTTATCAACTTGCACCCTATCTTCTTGTCCCTCCCTCATCTCTTCTTCGCTTTCTCCGTACAACTAGGTTCAACCATTTTTAACTTGTCCTCTCTATAAGCGGGAACTCAACAAGGTGATACTCTAAGAGCTCGGCTCCGCTAGCTTTTCTCAAGCTATAGTAGCAAAAACGATTGCGAGGCGATTTCTTAGATCCCGGAGTCGACCTATCCGTTTTCCCTCCTTTGGCTGACTTTCTGCCATCGGAGTGTAGGGGAAGGGCCAGATCGACGTCTAGGGAGGGCTAGTTTCATATATAGTAGTTATATAGGTGTAGTTTTGATTTGGTAGGTTTAGAGTTAGTGCTTCAGATCTTGCCGGCGTTGGTGCTGTTGTTGTCATTGGGTCTGCCACGACTACTGTTGTTAAGGTCGTTGGTGAGGTTCTGAGAAGTATTTTGCTCCCCCTTGCACGGATCTTCGTATTCGTCCCCGGTGTTCTTGGCGAGTCCAATGAGCGTCCTTACGGGTGGGATGTGTGGTTTGTTTGTAATGTTCTTACGGTTAGGGAGGTGTTTTTGGTCTGGTTTGTTGTCATCAGTTTCGttgggaggggaggggggggggggagctctaATGAAGGTTGGCCTGTGTGTGTGTTTGCGAATGGAGGGATGTTCTTTTCGCATCCCCTTGGTCAGTTTCGTTTCCGGTAGCTTGTCAGCGGCTGCGGAGGTTCGTGGTGCTGGACTTGCAATCTTTGTTGGCTTGGAGGTGCTGGATTtgtcttcttatttcctttgcTTCTATCGGCTAGGGATGATCGATGCGCTTTCATATGCATAGATGTGTATTAGGTGAGTTCCCCATCCATGGAGCAACAGGAGGATTTGGTTGGGTGGCTTCTTTGCGTCGAAATTAACAAGAGACAAGAAGGAAGATGAACAGGACCCAAGAGGGCTTTGTTgtaattttaattttcttcaGGGTCCTTTATGTCCCTTAGGATGTGCTGTATGGGGATGTTTTTGTGCCGGAAAATTAATGAAATTCCTCCCCTTttctgcaaaaaaaacccccatCCTCTTGTTTCGTTTATACGCATACAAAAacgaaaaggaaaagaatttcTTACTCCTCTCGTTTCAAAAAGAATCTGTTGCTCCTCGTCCACCTAGCCGAGGTGCATACTATCTCGGGGAGGTTGCATTTGTCACATTCTATTCTACCGAATGCAACTTTCAAATCATAGCAATAGAATGAAAAtgacaagcaagcaagcaagccgGGAAAGGCTCAACTTCCGTTGTGGGGAGGTACCACCCCGGTTCGCATTGTCCGGCGCCGCCAACACTCGTCTTCCAACGTGCCCGAGTGTCGTCACAATTTCTGAATAGCTAAAAGTGCCTCCTtccaaacatcatcatcatcatcatatacTGAATAGGTAATAGCTCTTGTCCAAGAAGAAAAGACAAACGACAGCATAAGATTAGCAACCCCTCTTCCAATATAGACTCAGTCCAACAAGGATGAGGATAACACGACGACGATGCAACTCAATCTGCTCCATCGCATACCGCAGCACGACGCAGCACTTGGATACCAGTTTCTGCAGAATGCTCAACTTGCATTCAGAGTGTTGCTCTCATCGTCCCTATCATCCCAGCCGCCATGCACCTTCTTCCACACAGACACATGATCTTGAGTCACGCGAGTCCTTCTCATGGCTTTAATCAAAGTCAAATGCACCATTGGGTCCAAACTCGGAAACCTATGATATATTGTACAGCATTAATACAAACTGCAAACGAGTTGAATACAACGATCAGCATATACGGAAGATGCAAACAAAGACATCAAATACATAACTTAGAAATTTTACAAGTACTAGTGCCAGTGCACCGGTGCACCCCAAACTGCAGTCACGACAACAAATTAGTCAGCCTAAAGTTTGGATACCTTCATAATGATTCCATCAATATAACAAAAGTAGGTAGTCACAAAATAATGAGTGGTTCACGGCGAAAGTAAAAAAGTGCAAAATGGGAGTAAAATTTGGAACTAATAAATGAAAAGGTATTAACAGAACCACAATTCAGGATATACCTTTCTACGACCAAGAAAAGTTTTGGCCTTATTCCAAGCCCGCAAATCTGAACCTCAGGAGCAGGTTCCGATTTTCCTACAAAAGAATATGAACAAAATGATGACTGAATCAACTGTAAAGAGTAAAGAGCCATCGAGGGACAAGCTGAAAGAACAGACACTAATGACAACTGATGAACAGATGTCTCTCCCTGAATGATTAACAACTGAGGAACAGGACAGCAGAAATAACAGTTCCTAACAGAGGGCACACACTTAATTTTATAATGCAACAGGGGGTTACATTTATTCAGAGGAAGTCATTCCACTAGCACCCTATATGAGAGAGCATGCTCTTACGGTTCAAAAAAGAGCAATTGACAAACAATCTGAAAGAACAGACACCAAATTGTGGTGAACATGGAATATGAATACTGCAACTGAAATCTAATTAGCCTGTGCAGGGAAGAATATTTCCACTCCACCAATAATGTTTTCTTCCCCTCCAATGTGAAGCTAAAACGCACATtaaagttataaaaaattattataagtgCAACAATTGCATGCCCTTAATGCCCATATGATGTGACTTAGCAAGTTATGATTCAAAGAGTTATGTAATTAATACTCCCCATTTAGTCTGTTGCAGATACTAAACGGGAAAGTTCAAGCTATCTGCAATGAATGCTTGAGGGAACCTAGCACCGGCTTTTCATGAATGGCAGCACTTGATGAATCAGCAAAATTACTGTGGCTTGGCAGTGTTGATTACTAGTGCATCACAAACTTCCAGTAGGCTGGGCTGGAGCTGCCATCGCTGCTGGTTTAAGCAGAGAAAAGGCAGAGGATATGGGTTGAACAGAAACAACAGAGGGAGGAAGATCCGGAAAGTGGCAGTAGCCTGGTTCCGGTGGTTGGGTTTGCGACTacatgtgtagctatttatgTAGTCCGTTATATACTTTCCTGTATGCAAATGGGCACGGTACTCTATGTAGCACCAATACGGATACGGGGATACGCCATTTTTCCAGAAAACCCGATACGCGGATACgtttttactatttttaaaaaaaaacataaataagttgCTATTCAATATGCTATACTACTGTCAGTAGGTACTCCATCCTCAATATAACAGATTTAGGGGCAGACAGTACCAAATGTGGATCGCACTAACCTTAgtaacctatatcaatttcacTGGAGGTACATCTCCAGACAGTACCAAATTCGGGCGGCTGTGCTACTCACCAAGGGCAGTCTGCAATCCTATAACAGATTTTGGGGTGGGCGGGCGGGCAGGCTACTCACCAGATCTAGAGGGCAGCTGCCGGCTGGAGAGTAGAGGCGCGGGCAGGTGTTTGCCGGCTGGAGGCGTGGGTTGGCGGGCGGTAGGCGGCTTCCGGCTGGAAGTAGAGGCGACTGGAGGAGCGGGTGGGTGGGGCGGCCATTGACTGGAGGGCGAGGCGACTGCCGCCGGTTGGAAGTGAGGGTGGCCACTGGCATGGTCGTGACCAGCGACGACGAGAGGCACGATGGCGGCTGGCGCCTAGCGAGATGTGAGAGCCAAGAGGGAGGCAATTGTAGAGATGCGAGAGGAAAGCTAATGTGGTGGCGACCGGCGAGAGGGAGAAGTGCGGGCGGCGGCTAGGGAGACGAGAGGGAGGCAGTGTGGCGAGAAGAGAGGGAGACAAGAAATTTTGTATACATCTTGTTTAGGGCAGCTAATGGGCCGAAGACAAGATGTATTGGGTCGGACCGTATCCAAGAAGTATCTCTGAAGTATCCTTGACGTATCGGTATtttgctgatttatttttttcgaTACTCAATGGATACGTATCCGCGTCGTATCTGTATCAGATGTATCCGCGCTGTATCCGCATCGGATGCCGCATCTGATACGGATACGTCACTTGATTGCAGTATCGGTGTTTCACAGACCGTACTTATTCCGGCTGAACCTTAAATTGTTGCTAAAAGCCCAGTCCATGCTTTGAAATTAAGATACAATCTGCCAATAGTAGATCTatgtgatgatttctttgccACCCTACACGAATGAATTGGGAATAAACAATGCATCCACTacagaaaaaaaacaaagattTAGCCTCAAACCAAATTTGCATGGTGAACATTAGATTAGGATAACTGAATGCTGACTGGAATGACGAGTTGTCTCAACGCTGTTCCATATGAAAAGAAATCAAATAGCCTATCGCCCATGCAAAAGGGAATGTTACTAGCCAATTTAGGCAACCGTACGTGTGGAGTATAGTCCCAAACTCACAATTGAACGCAATTGACATAATCAAACCAACCTAAACAAGATGTATACAAAATTTCTTACATCGACCCCAAATGCAGAA
Proteins encoded:
- the LOC133906167 gene encoding F-box/LRR-repeat protein 3-like isoform X1, with product MAMATHHQPKRRRFSPAPPPLASLADELIFLVLDRVAAADPRALKSFSLASRACHAAESRHRRVLRPLRADLLPAALARYPSASRLDLSLCPRVADATLAAASGSAAPSLRAVDLSRSRGFGASGIAALVAACPDLADLDLSNGVDLGDAAAAEVARMRRLQRLSLSRCKAVTDMGLGCVAVGCSDLRELSLKWCLGVTDLGLELLALKCKKLTTLDLSYTMVTKERFASIMKLPKLEVLALVGCVGIDDDALGCLEKVCNKSLQVLDISNCQNVTDEGVSSVLKSIPNLLELNLSYCCPVTPSMVSSFQSIAKLQTLKLEGCKFMADGLKGIGRSCVSVKELSLSKCSGVTDTELSFVVSRLKNLLKLDITCCRDITDVSLAAITSSCTSLISLKMESCSHVTSGGLQLIGKHCSHLEELDLTDNDLDDEGLKALARCSKLSSLKIGICLRISDEGLSHIGKYCPELREIDLYRSGGISDNGVTQIAQGCPMLESINLSYCTGITDRSLMSLSRCANLNTLEIRGCPTVSSSGISEIAVGCRLLSKLDIKKCFEINDVGMLYLSQFSHSLRQINLSYCSVSDIGLLSLSSICGLQNMTIVHLAGITPNGLIVALMVCGGLTKVKLHSAFKSMMPPHMLKNVKARGCVFQWINKPYKVELEPCDVWKQQSQDVLVR
- the LOC133906167 gene encoding F-box/LRR-repeat protein 3-like isoform X2; translated protein: MAMATHHQPKRRRFSPAPPPLASLADELIFLVLDRVAAADPRALKSFSLASRACHAAESRHRRVLRPLRADLLPAALARYPSASRLDLSLCPRVADATLAAASGSAAPSLRAVDLSRSRGFGASGIAALVAACPDLADLDLSNGVDLGDAAAAEVARMRRLQRLSLSRCKAVTDMGLGCVAVGCSDLRELSLKWCLGVTDLGLELLALKCKKLTTLDLSYTMVTKERFASIMKLPKLEVLALVGCVGIDDDALGCLEKVCNKSLQVLDISNCQNVTDEGVSSVLKSIPNLLELNLSYCCPVTPSMVSSFQSIAKLQTLKLEGCKFMADGLKGIGRSCVSVKELSLSKCSGVTDTELSFVVSRLKNLLKLDITCCRDITDVSLAAITSSCTSLISLKMESCSHVTSGGLQLIGKHCSHLEELDLTDNDLDDEGLKALARCSKLSSLKIGICLRISDEGLSHIGKSGGISDNGVTQIAQGCPMLESINLSYCTGITDRSLMSLSRCANLNTLEIRGCPTVSSSGISEIAVGCRLLSKLDIKKCFEINDVGMLYLSQFSHSLRQINLSYCSVSDIGLLSLSSICGLQNMTIVHLAGITPNGLIVALMVCGGLTKVKLHSAFKSMMPPHMLKNVKARGCVFQWINKPYKVELEPCDVWKQQSQDVLVR